The DNA region AAAACAAAGTGAGCGGCTGGATTTATTGCCGCACGGCCAGCTTAGCGGCTCGGCGCTGCTGTTGCTTACCTCGCCACAGCTGGCCTCGCTTCTCGCCACATTACGCGAGCACTATCAGCGCATCATTATCGACACCTCGGCGGTCAACCAGGCGCAGGATAGCCAGCTAATTGGCCGTCAGTCGGACGGCGTGGTGCTGGTCATTCAATCCGCACGCTTGCAAACCAGCGAGCTACAAGCGGTGCTGGCGACCCTGAAGCGGGAACAAAACGTCGTGACCGGCGCGGTGCTCAACCGGGTCAGTCACGATAGTCTTGAAAGCAAAGAAGGCCAACGCCTGCTTAGCCAACAGGTCGGTGAGCTGATGACGCCGGCGAAATCACGATGAATTTGCTGCGTAGTATTACCACCATTGCCAGCTCGTCGGTCATCTCGCAGTTGATCGGCGCGCTGTCGATCTGGTTTATCTCCCACAAATACGGCATGGCGGAAGTGGGGATTTACTCACTGATCTACAGCATTGTGCTGGTAGGCGCGCAGGTGTGTACCTTTGCGTCGCAACTGCTGATTCCACGCCAGCCGGATGATGAACAGCTAGCGCGGAACGTGGTGTTTTGCGTGGTGCAAAGCGTGATTATCGCCACGCCCTACGCGTTCCTGACCGCGTGGCTGTTCCACCTCGACGTACTGTTCCTCTACCTGTTGACCTTAAGCTACGCGCTGGTACTGGTGGCGGAAAACCTGTCGCTGCGTACCGGCAATTACCGCTTTCTGGTGTTCCAGCGCATGATGGTCTCCGTGGTGGTGATCGCCGCCTTGCTGATCACCTCGCGAACTCAGGCGTTCTACTGGCTGTGGACGGCCTCAATGCTGGTGCTGATTGTCGGCTGCATCGTGCGCACGTTTCGTCTTAGCACGCTGCGCTGGTCACACTGGAGCGTGCGCAGCAACGTGGCGTTCTTTTGCGAACACCGCCAGCACCTGAGCAAAGTGGGCACCGCGGAAGTGCTGGCGATGGTCAACAACAACCTGCCCATTATGCTGATTAACTTCTGGTTCTCGGCGCTGGTCGCTGGGTATTTCTCGGTGGTAATGCGCTTTTGCCTGTCGCCGGTCACCATTGTCGGCAACGCGGTTCGCAACTCAATCTTCTCAAAATGGTCGATGGATTTCCGCAACCACACTTTCAACTATCCGGAATACAAAAAAGTCCGCCGCCTGCTTCTGGCGTTGGCGATCATTTGTACCCTGGGCGTATTGATCTTCTATCCGCTGGTGATGAAACTCGGCTTTAGCCAGGAGTGGATAGCCTCGGTGCCGTCCTCTCGCTACATCCTGCCGTATCTGTTCCTGGCGCTGGCGATTAGCCCGCTCACCGTCATCGAGCTGATTTTTGGCTCCCATTTTTACTTCCTGCGTATTCAGGTCGAGCAGCTCGCCATTACCCTGCTGGCGTTTTTGGTGCTGCCTTACTTCGGCCAAAGCTATCCGATTGCCGTGCTGACCTTCTCGCTGCTGACGCTGCTGCGCTACCTGTTTATCTGGCAACAGATGAACCGCCGCGCCTTTTCTCTTAGCCAACAGATGACGCCGCCATGAGTATCAACAACGCACTCTGGATCCAGATCTACGCCATCGTCACGCTCTGCTTTTGCGGAGTGGTGCAGTACTTCACCGGTATTCTTGCCGTGCTGTGGCTACCGGTGATCATGGCGTTTGTAACGACCGGAATGCTGTTGATGCAAACCCAGCGCACGCCGCTGGCGCTCGACCTGTCGGAAATGATGGTCCTGGTGATTTACCTCTGTTTTCTGGTGCTGGCCCTCATCAGCACATTTTTACAGGGTGGCGTCACCGTCACCATTATCGGGATTAAAAATGAAGTCGGCATGTCGCTGGTACTGTTCTGTCTGTTGCTGGGATTCTGCCGGGAATCGCAAATTTATCGCATCAGCCGCGTGCTGTACTGGATTTTCTACGCCCAGTTTCCGCTGGTCATCTATCAGGTACTGATTGTGCTGCCCCAGCGCGTGGCAATGCGCGGCGAAGATGAAAAGTGGGACTCGGTGGTCGGCACCTTCGGCGGTGACCCGATGGGCGGCGGCAACACGGCGGTGATGGGGATGTTTTGTCTGCTGATTATGCTGATGAAGCTCTCTGAGCTGAAACACGGTGTCACCAGTTGGCGGTCCGCTGCGCTGCATATTGGCCTCGGGTTCTTGCTGTGTATTCTCGGCGAAGTGAAATTCATCATCCTGCTGTCGCCGTTTATGCTGGCGCTGGTCTGGAGCATGCCATCGTGGGTTAACGGCGTGAGCAAAGTGACGATGAAAAACCTGTTGGTCATTTTCGTGGTGATGGGTGGGCTCATCACCCTGGCGATTATGGTTCTCGCCGCCGGTTACTCGTCGGCCTTTGGCGGCGACGCGGGAAAAAGCTCGTTCAGCATCTTCCTCGACTCGCTCGACTACATTTTTGATACCAACTACATCATGGCCGCCACCGGTGAACTGGGCCGTCTGACCACCATTTTCTTCTGGGCACGCCACAGCGACATGTGGGGCATTTCCAGCATGCTGTTTGGCTACGGCCTGAACGCCACCAACAGCGGCAGCGCCGTCTCCGCTGGCTACCTGAACCTTATTTTCCGTCTGGTGCTCGACTCCACTTCGCTGAGCATGCTGTTGTGGGAAGTGGGCATTGTCGGCACTACGTTGTTTATCAGCCTGCTGCTGTGGATTGTGCGCATCACCTGGCCACGCCCAATGCTGGCGCTCAGCCAGCTGGATAAAGAGGATGTGCAGCTGCTGTGCTACGGCCCGGCGTTTACGGTATTTATCATCGCCTGCCTGCTGAGCCTCCCCTACAGCCAGACATTAATGATTATCCCTTTATTACAGTTCCTGTTTTACCTGACGAGCGGCTCGGCACTGGTTATCCGTCGCACCGTCTGTCGTTCTATCCGGAGAGAGTATGAATAACTCGCCTTTTATAACCGCCAGCATTAAGACATTTAATGAGGCAAAGGGCATTGAGAAAACGATCGACAGCATTGACCGCCAGCTGGCGGCCTACCCTCACGAAATCATCGTGGCGGATAGCCTGTCGACCGACAACACTCGCGAACTGGCCAGCGCCAAAGGCGTGATGGTAGTGTCGCTGGTACATCCGGAAGAGCGCTGCTGCGGTGTCGGCCACCAGCTCGGCTATATACACAGCCAGGGCGAGTTTCTGCTGCTGATGGACGGTGACATGGAGCTGGAAGAGGGCTTCATTGACGCGGCGGTGGCGTTTTTACAGGCTAACCCGGAGTACGCTGGCGTGGCCGGTCGGGTGACGATGGACGAAGGCAGCAACTACGAGTTTAAATCCCGTAACCAGCGCATTCATAAAATCTATCCGCTGGGTGATTGCGACCATCTGGGCGGCGGCGGGCTGTATCGCCGTAGCGCCATCGAAAAAATCGGCTATCTGACCCATCGCGGCCTGCACGGCTATGAAGAGGCAGAGCTTGGTCTTCGCTTGCATCACGCAGGCTACAAGCTGCATCGGCTCGATGTCCCTTATTTCAGCCATACCTCACACGTGATGTCGACCTTCACCATGCTGCGCTACCGCTGGCGCAGCCGCTTTCTTAGCGGCCCGGGCGAACTGCTGCGCAGTTCGTGGGGCAAACCGTGGTTTCGCGACGCGCTAAAAATCACCCGTAACGAAGCGGTTTTCACTCTCTACTGGCTGGCGGTACTGGTGGCATTACTGAGCGGGAACCTTGCGTTATTCGGCCTGTCCCTGCTGCCGCTAATGCTGTTTATCTTGTTAAAAACCGTTAAAAACCGCTCGCTGCTGGCTGGCCTGCACAGCGTGCTGAATCTAAGCGCCTTTTCCGCCGGGCTGATTCGCGGCCTGCTCACACCGCTGCCAGACCCGCAGGAACCACCCGAAAATACCGTTGTTAGTCATCAGGATATCGAAAAATGAAAGTGCTCCTCGTCAATAAATTCTTTTTCATCAAAGGTGGCGCGGAGACCGTCTACTTTCAGGAGCGGGACCATTTAAAAGCGGCTGGCGTTCAGGTGATGGATTTCTCCATGCAGCATGAGAAAAACATCCCTTCTGACTATGCAAAATGGTTCGTCAGCAACGTCGACTACCACGGCAACAGCGGAATTGGCGGCAAGATTAAGACCGCCATCGATTTTATTCACAATGCCGAAGCCTGCCGCAAATTCAACAACCTGTTGCTGAGCGAAAAGCCGGATATCGTGCATTTCCACAATATCTATCATCAACTGACGCCGTCGATCATCGCCATCGCCAAACGCTTCGGCTGTAAAACCCTACTCACGGCGCACGACTATAAAATTGTCTGTCCGTCTTACACCATGCTGCGCGACGGGCACGTCTGCGACGCCTGCCTGAAAGGTTCGGTGTGGAATGCCTTCCGCTATCGCTGCCAGGAGGGCTCCGCGGGCAAAAGCCTGCTACTGTCGCTGGAAGCAACCTGGCAGGATATTGCGCGTAACTATCACAAACTGGACGCGATTGTTTCGCCAAGCGCATTTTTGCGTGAACAGGTCATCCGCAAAATCACCGACGTTCCCGTCGACGTCATCGTCAACGGTATTGATGACACTCTGCCGATTGGCGATACCCGCGATGACGGCTACTTCCTGTTCATCGGCCGACTTAGCCGCGAAAAAGGGGTCGCCACCCTTGCCCAGGCACATCAGCAGATGCAGCATCCGCTGCCGTTGAAAATCGCCGGCGATGGCCCGCTATATCAGGATCTGCGCACCCGCTTCCCGCAGGCGGAATTCCTCGGTTATCAGCAGCAGGGCGAAGGGCTCAACGAACTGATTCGCCATGCCCGCGCGGTGATTGTCCCGTCCGAATACTATGAGAACTGCTCGATGTCGGTGCTGGAGGCGATGTCCTTCGCTAAGCCTGTCGTCGGCGGCAACATCGGCGGCATTCCCGAACAGATTCGTGATGGCCAGGAAGGACGCCTGTTTGAGCCGGGTAACGTCGGCGAGCTGGCGGCAATCCTTGATGATTTGGCGCAAGAGCCTGAACTCGCCCACGAGATGGGCCTGCGCGCACGCCAGCGACTGGAAAACAAATACTCTCTGCGAGTGCACATGGACGCGCTGATGGATCTGTATCAAAAACTGTTAAAGGGAAGCGCACATGACTAAGCGCATTACGGTGCTCGGGACACGCGGGATCCCCGACGTGTTAGGCGGCGTAGAGACGCACTGCCAGAATCTCTATCCGGCCATCAAAGCGCAGAACGATGTCGATATCTGCGTTATCGCCCGCTCTCCTTATGTCCCCTATCGCCGCAGTAGCTATAAGGACGTGAAAACGCGGGCCATTTGGGCGCCGAAGAAAAAATCGCTAGAAGCCATCATCCATTCGACGCTTGCCGCCATCGCCTCGCGCTTTGATGGCTCAGACATCGTGCACGTGCACGCCATCGGGCCAGGCCTGGTGGTGCCGCTGCTGCGCCTGATGGGCAAAAAAGTGGTCTTTACCCATCACGGCCCGGACTACGACCGGCAAAAATGGGGCGGTTTTGCCCGTAAAACGCTGATGCTGGGCGAGCGCTGGGCGGTGAAATACGCCAACGAAGTCATTGTTATCTCTGAAGTCATCAACAATTTGATCAAAGAGAAATATGGCCGCGCCGACGCGCATGTCATCCCCAACGGCGCCAATCCGCCGGCATCGGCCAACCCCGATACCCTTGATAAGATCTTAGCGAAATACGGTTTGCGCCGCGGCGAATACGTGGTGGCGGTCAGCCGCTTTGTCGAAGAAAAAGGGCTACACGATCTGATTGCTGGCTGGAAACAGGCCGATGTCAGCTGGCCGCTGGTGCTGGTTGGCGATGCCGATCACCCGACGCCGTACAGCGAAAAACTCAAACATCTGGCGCAGGAAACGCCGGGGGTGATTCTGACCGGGTTTGTCAACGGCACCACGCTGCAGGCGGTGTTCTCACAGGCGCGACTGTTTGCGATGACCTCCTACCACGAAGGGCTACCTATCGCGTTGCTGGAGGCCTTGTCCTACTCGCTACCCGCGGTGGTCAGTGATATTCCCGCCAACCTTGAAGTCGGGCTGGAAGCTGACGCCTATTTCCCGGTCGGTGATGTCGCTGCACTGGCGCAGAAAATTGCCGAGCGTATCGACCTGCCTCGCCAGGATTACCAAAACTACCTGACCCGTTATAACTGGGATACTATTGCTATGCACACCATGCAGGTTTATCAACAGACACTTAATAAATCAACAGGTTAACTTTGGATAATTCTGACAAACAGCAACGCGTTCTGGACAGCTTTTACCGTTCACTGGACCCAAAAACGCTCGATTCTTTGAGCGATGAACAGAGGCATGCGGTGGAAAATGCCGTGCTGGATATCACCCTGGTGACGCCACACAAGGTCGATTTCCGCCGCAGTATTCCGCTGTTCTCCCGACGCTACTATCTGGTGTTCTTGTTCGGTCGCGATTTCCGTCGCCGCCCGCGCGAAGAGTCCACCCTGCGTCGTCTGCTGGTCTCTTTGCTGGTTGTATTGGCACTTATTCTCGGGCTGGGATCGCTGTTTATCACGCTGTATCTGATTAAATCCTGGCTCGGTATCGATATTTTCCAGAACTACCATCTGGGACTTTGGGACTGGATATTAAATCATCGCCAGTCTCTTTAACTTGTAAGGAGTGCACCATGCGCTGCCAGACTCTCGGTTCAGGTAGAATCATTCCGCTCATCTTCGCGCTGGCCTTTGCTTCCTCATCGGCCAACGCGCAAAGCGCTGAGAATCAAACCACCGTACAGCCGAAGGCCATCAGCGGCCCGCTGACCAATCCCGGCACTGGGGTGGCAAGCTTCCACGACGGCTACGGCGAACGCCTGCCCCATTCTCTTTATCCGGATACCGGTATTGAGTATCAGCGCTATTACTGGAGCGACCTCGAACCCGTTGAGGGGCAGTACAATTTTGCGTTGATCGATAGCGCCTTTGCGGTGGCGGCACACCATAATCCCGCCATGAACGTGGGCCTGCGTTTTATGACGCTGGAAGAGCCGGACTCCGGCTCGCGCATTCCTGACTGGCTGATTAAAAAAGGCATTAAAGGTAGCTGGACCGCGGATGGCAAAACCTTCGTTCCCGACCTCGACGACCCGCTGTTCATCAGCTATGCCCAAAAGCTGTTGAATGCCTTTGGCAAACGCTATGACGGCAATCCAGAACTTGCCTACCTCGATATTGGCATGGTGGGTTCGTGGGGCGAGTGGCATAACAGCAACTTCCCGAACGTGAAACCGCTGCTGGAGCGCTACACGCCCGCGCAGCTGAATCGCTATGTGGATATGCACGTTGCCGCCTTCCCAAAAACGCCGAAAATCATGCTCATCAGCGGCGGTGAAACACTCGCCTACGCAGCGAAAAAAGGGGCTGGCTGGCGCGCCGACTGCTGGGGTGACTGGCACAACTTCACCCGTGACTGGAGCCATATGCGCGATGATTATCCGCAGCGCCTCGCCGCCGCGCAGACCTCCTTCCCGGGTTTCAACGACAGCTGGAAAAAAGCGCCGATAAGCCTTGAGATTTGCGGCTACATGGCGGAGTGGCAGTCGGTGCAGCACTACACGCGTGAACAGGTGCAGGCAACTTACGATTGGGCGCTGAAGCATCACGCCAGCACGCTGAATCTGAAATCCCGCGAAGTTCCCGCCCAGTATCGCGACATTGTCGATAAAGCGCTGGAAAAAATCGGCTACCGTTTCCGCGTGGCTTCCCTGACTCACGACGCTCTTGCCCATGCAGGACAACCGCTGAAGCTCACGACTCAATGGACAAACGACGGCGTTGCGCCTGTTTACCTACGCTATCGCGTGGCGTGGCGGCTGCAGGATGCCAGCGACAATACCGTTGAGCAGTCGATGACCGATGATGATATCCGCCAGTGGCTACCCGGCCCGCAGGCCACCCAGTTCACCCTGCCGGTGCCCAAAAACCTCAAGCCCGGTCGTTATCATCTTGATGTTGCGCTCGTTGATGGCAACCAGCAGGCGCGCATCAAGCTCGCGAACGAAGGACTGCGCAGCGACGGCTGGTACCGCCTGTCGATTGTCACTATCCAATAAGGAGACCTGAACATGGCAACCAACATGCAGCGCGCCTGGCAGGAAATTGCCGGTGCTGGCGCCTTAAAATCTAAACTGGTGATCCTGCTCTACCGCATGTCTACGCTGTGGCGCAGCCGCAACCCGCTGGCCAGGCTGCTGGGGCTGCCGTTTGTCATCCTCAATAAGCTGATCGCTGAATGCCTGTTTAGCGTCGAAATCCCGCACCACGCGCGCATTGGCTACGGGCTGAAAATTTTCCATCCACACGCGATAGTGATTGGCCGCGACGTGGTGATTGGCGAGAACTGCACGTTACGCCAGGGGGTGACCATCGGTAATATCACCCACCGCGACGGGCGCGTCAGCGCCAGCCCGGTACTGGGTAACGACGTCGAGTGTGGTGCTAACGCGATGGTGATTGGCAGCGTGACCATTGGTGATGGTGCGACGATTGGCGCAGGTACCGTGGTGACCAAAGATCTGCCTGCGGGGGCAGTTGCCGTTGGCGCGGGTTTTCGCGTGCTGTCATCACGGGTGGACGCATAGCGATCTCCTTCATTGGCAGATTGATTATGCCGGAGGATCGCTAAATGTGAATGGCACGATTATGCTGGAGACTTACAATGAATGAATACCCCATGAAATAACTACATTCATCCTTGTACCCGCTCTTTCTGAATTCCCTTGCTAGCTTGTTATTCAATATCCACATTTTATCGACAGAAAGAGAACACGTTAGTGGTGTAACGCCACCAATAGTAATATGTGGAGCATCCTCTCCATATATTTCCTCAAGTGGATTGAGACCGATTTTCGAGACTATATAAAGATTTTGTATCAGCACGTAAAGATTTCTATAAGATGAATATTACCCTTCCCACTGACTGGACTGATTTTATCATATTTCAATTAGGCATCACCAAAGCGTGTTAATGATATGATCAGTACTTTAACCGATGGCCATGTTTTAATATAATGTTGATATTATAACCATTCTAAGGGAAGTTATTATGCTTCCCTTAATGCACACTTTAAGAAATTTGCAAAACTATTCATATAAGATACATATTCATTTTATTCAATAGGCAAATTGTGCTGTTTTAAGAAAGATAGCTTATCCCAGTAGCCCCTTTGAAATAAAATCTTATTGTTTACTATGTGAAAAAAACCGCAACCTCTCAAACCTAATGGATCACGCCACTCTAAAATTGCCCATTGTCCATCTTCGAAAATGTTTTCAACGATACAAACCATTTCTGGGAAAGAAAAGTCTTGTTCAAACATTTTCTTTATAGCCTCTTTCCCAATAACTGGCTCATTGGCAACCTGATGGTTTATTGCATTATCATCATATAATTCTGAAATAATTTCTAAATCAGCATTATTAAATGCGTCAACCCATTGGCAAACTATTTCTTTTGGCTTCATGTGATTTTCCTCCAAACCTGTAAATATTCCCTTTTCCTTACCGTAGCATCAAAAACTTGTCAAGTTCAACATTAATTTAAAAGATAGCCTAACCAATTAGCGATCAGTAAAGGGAACCCATACGGATTCCTTTTTTTAAGCTGTCTTGATTTTTTCTAACTGGATTGACCCCACAACGCTGGCGAACCTTGCGGACCTTTTCAATTACCCCTCGCGCTTCTGTCTTTGAAAGAACAGCAAGCAACTCCATCGGCTTGATATCTTTGATTGGTCGGTGACCGATATAAGGAAACACATCCTTTTCAAAGGTTCTCAGCATCTCTTCACGGTAGGAAACAGACCAGCGGTCAGCTTCATTGGGGGTACCTCTCAGCAGAGGTACAATTATGCCCCATCCATACCCCCACATTAAGCTTGACCCTGAGGGAGTACTATTGAGTTCAATACACTAATAAATTGCTATAACTGCTGATTTATCAAGGGAAAGTTGAGTTTGGTAGACTTCAGGAGAGTTGAGTTTGGAGCGGGCGAAGGGAATCGAACCCTCGTATAGAGCTTGGGAAGCTCTCGTTCTACCATTGAACTACGCCCGCTTTGGAGTGCGTAAGGCATTATAAACCTTACTTTCTTGTTGGCAAGGGACAGACCGGCTGACTGGCGATTAATTCGCCGTCAGCATTTTGGTTTGCTGCCCTGCGGCGGTAGATAACGCTGCGGATCGATAGCCGTTGCGCGATAACGAATCTGAAAGTGCAACCGCACCGAGGCCGCATCAGTACTGCCCATCGTGGCAATTTTCTGTCCGGCCTTCACGCTTTGCCCGTTATTCACCAGCATCGTGTCATTGTGCGCGTAGGCAGTAATGTAATCTTCACCGTGTTTGATCATGATGAGATTACCGTAACCGCGCAGCTGGTTGCCCACATAGACCACCTTCCCTGCCCCGGCGGCATAAACCGGCGTACCACGGGCAGCGGAAATGTCGATCCCTTTGTTGCCACCTTCCGCCGTGGAGTATGGCAGGACCACCTTACCGCTGGCAGGCCATTGCCAACAACGTTGGCCCACCGGGGGCCAGGACGATTGCGGCACAGAAGAAGACGGTCTGACCGCTGCCGTTTTGCTGGATGCTTTTTTAGTCGATTTCGCCGAGGCCGTTTTCGATCCGCCAAGCTTCAGCTTTTGCCCAACCTCAATGGTATACGGCGGAGAAATGCCGTTCAGACGCGCAAGGTCTTTGACACTGGTACCGGTCGTGCGTGAAATACGGTAAAGGGTATCCCCCCGTTTGACGGTATAAACGGCGCCAGAATAGGATCCAGAATCAGACGATTTGCTCCCCGAGCAGCCTGCGATCAGCAATCCTGCACAAAGCAGCATGGCAATACCCAGGCTATTTTTCTTCAGGCGTCCTGCGCTCAAAACCGTTCCTCGCTACATACACAGACGCCATATGATAGCAGCCATAATCCGGATGCCAAATTTATTGCGTCGGTTAGTATCATCACGGACTGCCAGATAAACCCTATCACTGCCACTTACCGTGTATCACAATGAGTTGATTAAACTCATAATGATACGCAAGACATCCGTTTTCCCCGGTCTGTTATCCCCTTCAACAGGTCATATTATTATCTCCATCACACTTCCCTTCTCTCGCAGCACAACTTTGCGCTTCTGGCGTAATTCTTGCCTGATTTAACGGTTGTTCAGGATCCGAATAGTCAAATCAAGGGGACGTTTATGGATGCGCGGGAAGCAACCGCTACCGGTGAGTCATGTATGCGCGTGGATGCCATTGCTAAAGTGACCGGGCGGGCTCGATATACTGATGATTACATGATGGCGGGCATGTGTTATGCCAAGTACGTTCGC from Citrobacter amalonaticus Y19 includes:
- a CDS encoding lipopolysaccharide biosynthesis protein, translated to MNLLRSITTIASSSVISQLIGALSIWFISHKYGMAEVGIYSLIYSIVLVGAQVCTFASQLLIPRQPDDEQLARNVVFCVVQSVIIATPYAFLTAWLFHLDVLFLYLLTLSYALVLVAENLSLRTGNYRFLVFQRMMVSVVVIAALLITSRTQAFYWLWTASMLVLIVGCIVRTFRLSTLRWSHWSVRSNVAFFCEHRQHLSKVGTAEVLAMVNNNLPIMLINFWFSALVAGYFSVVMRFCLSPVTIVGNAVRNSIFSKWSMDFRNHTFNYPEYKKVRRLLLALAIICTLGVLIFYPLVMKLGFSQEWIASVPSSRYILPYLFLALAISPLTVIELIFGSHFYFLRIQVEQLAITLLAFLVLPYFGQSYPIAVLTFSLLTLLRYLFIWQQMNRRAFSLSQQMTPP
- a CDS encoding glycosyltransferase family 2 protein: MNNSPFITASIKTFNEAKGIEKTIDSIDRQLAAYPHEIIVADSLSTDNTRELASAKGVMVVSLVHPEERCCGVGHQLGYIHSQGEFLLLMDGDMELEEGFIDAAVAFLQANPEYAGVAGRVTMDEGSNYEFKSRNQRIHKIYPLGDCDHLGGGGLYRRSAIEKIGYLTHRGLHGYEEAELGLRLHHAGYKLHRLDVPYFSHTSHVMSTFTMLRYRWRSRFLSGPGELLRSSWGKPWFRDALKITRNEAVFTLYWLAVLVALLSGNLALFGLSLLPLMLFILLKTVKNRSLLAGLHSVLNLSAFSAGLIRGLLTPLPDPQEPPENTVVSHQDIEK
- a CDS encoding glycosyltransferase family 4 protein, with protein sequence MKVLLVNKFFFIKGGAETVYFQERDHLKAAGVQVMDFSMQHEKNIPSDYAKWFVSNVDYHGNSGIGGKIKTAIDFIHNAEACRKFNNLLLSEKPDIVHFHNIYHQLTPSIIAIAKRFGCKTLLTAHDYKIVCPSYTMLRDGHVCDACLKGSVWNAFRYRCQEGSAGKSLLLSLEATWQDIARNYHKLDAIVSPSAFLREQVIRKITDVPVDVIVNGIDDTLPIGDTRDDGYFLFIGRLSREKGVATLAQAHQQMQHPLPLKIAGDGPLYQDLRTRFPQAEFLGYQQQGEGLNELIRHARAVIVPSEYYENCSMSVLEAMSFAKPVVGGNIGGIPEQIRDGQEGRLFEPGNVGELAAILDDLAQEPELAHEMGLRARQRLENKYSLRVHMDALMDLYQKLLKGSAHD
- a CDS encoding glycosyltransferase family 4 protein, whose translation is MTKRITVLGTRGIPDVLGGVETHCQNLYPAIKAQNDVDICVIARSPYVPYRRSSYKDVKTRAIWAPKKKSLEAIIHSTLAAIASRFDGSDIVHVHAIGPGLVVPLLRLMGKKVVFTHHGPDYDRQKWGGFARKTLMLGERWAVKYANEVIVISEVINNLIKEKYGRADAHVIPNGANPPASANPDTLDKILAKYGLRRGEYVVAVSRFVEEKGLHDLIAGWKQADVSWPLVLVGDADHPTPYSEKLKHLAQETPGVILTGFVNGTTLQAVFSQARLFAMTSYHEGLPIALLEALSYSLPAVVSDIPANLEVGLEADAYFPVGDVAALAQKIAERIDLPRQDYQNYLTRYNWDTIAMHTMQVYQQTLNKSTG
- a CDS encoding DUF4832 domain-containing protein: MRCQTLGSGRIIPLIFALAFASSSANAQSAENQTTVQPKAISGPLTNPGTGVASFHDGYGERLPHSLYPDTGIEYQRYYWSDLEPVEGQYNFALIDSAFAVAAHHNPAMNVGLRFMTLEEPDSGSRIPDWLIKKGIKGSWTADGKTFVPDLDDPLFISYAQKLLNAFGKRYDGNPELAYLDIGMVGSWGEWHNSNFPNVKPLLERYTPAQLNRYVDMHVAAFPKTPKIMLISGGETLAYAAKKGAGWRADCWGDWHNFTRDWSHMRDDYPQRLAAAQTSFPGFNDSWKKAPISLEICGYMAEWQSVQHYTREQVQATYDWALKHHASTLNLKSREVPAQYRDIVDKALEKIGYRFRVASLTHDALAHAGQPLKLTTQWTNDGVAPVYLRYRVAWRLQDASDNTVEQSMTDDDIRQWLPGPQATQFTLPVPKNLKPGRYHLDVALVDGNQQARIKLANEGLRSDGWYRLSIVTIQ
- a CDS encoding serine acetyltransferase; protein product: MATNMQRAWQEIAGAGALKSKLVILLYRMSTLWRSRNPLARLLGLPFVILNKLIAECLFSVEIPHHARIGYGLKIFHPHAIVIGRDVVIGENCTLRQGVTIGNITHRDGRVSASPVLGNDVECGANAMVIGSVTIGDGATIGAGTVVTKDLPAGAVAVGAGFRVLSSRVDA
- a CDS encoding ester cyclase, whose product is MKPKEIVCQWVDAFNNADLEIISELYDDNAINHQVANEPVIGKEAIKKMFEQDFSFPEMVCIVENIFEDGQWAILEWRDPLGLRGCGFFHIVNNKILFQRGYWDKLSFLKQHNLPIE
- the actS gene encoding amidase activator ActS, with translation MSAGRLKKNSLGIAMLLCAGLLIAGCSGSKSSDSGSYSGAVYTVKRGDTLYRISRTTGTSVKDLARLNGISPPYTIEVGQKLKLGGSKTASAKSTKKASSKTAAVRPSSSVPQSSWPPVGQRCWQWPASGKVVLPYSTAEGGNKGIDISAARGTPVYAAGAGKVVYVGNQLRGYGNLIMIKHGEDYITAYAHNDTMLVNNGQSVKAGQKIATMGSTDAASVRLHFQIRYRATAIDPQRYLPPQGSKPKC